One genomic segment of Drosophila willistoni isolate 14030-0811.24 chromosome 2R unlocalized genomic scaffold, UCI_dwil_1.1 Seg200, whole genome shotgun sequence includes these proteins:
- the LOC6643598 gene encoding ATP-binding cassette sub-family G member 1, with translation MSSWSLASSISPNVTGSDVIRLKSLQIKANSETNLDRATITKTTSTTKTTAKSTASLPRPITPIPAKKFLSKRPPHVTLSIQQPTSPSTSSSAFNPLGPVETDVLTASSVYYTPLGGATPSSPNASEAATTSSSTCQSQNTNPTSASSTSGSIFPHEQYKTIKKINIGFENVRYSSKFGFFKRENKDILLGLTGYFKSGELSAIVGPSGAGKSTLLNILSGYTAFGYTGDFRINGNRRDLKAFKPNVAFITQDTSLQPFLTVKEAMHFAANLKIGSHMSKSEKRERVISILQAIGMYENRHTRTGQLSGGQRKRLAIALELVNNPPVLILDEPTTGLDSSTSNQLINLLKKLALEGRTVLCTIHQPSALTFAMFDHLYAISEGKCIYSGGPQNLVPFLAALNLNCPESYNPADYLMEIATHDYDTPEEQQMDKLVTLMDNGRNEDYRQTKSARVAQLAAMKKVDQLMAAGLITPVTAPVMSTPMLLQHHISPQQNQPMFKPLTPINELSSRIWDSQLSTAGNANDSEKNCCKPKKQKKKKKKTKPTLDLDLDPANLCKRENIYATPFYRQLSILLLRTFLLIWRDSSLTTLRFVIHFVTGLLIGTLYYNIGNDAAHTMNIFRYCFYTIMFVMYCAFSGILVKFPLEFPIVSREHFNRWYSLRAYYVAITLADLPIQIICSALFIVPTYLMTNQPLEFWRFGLFFFIVFLTALVAQSIGLAVGAALSMQMGAIMGPFFICPFLQFSGFFLQEKDAPVYLRWVFDISFLKYSLDGTMMAIFGYDREQLICEDIYCHMMRPKYILKNLDMARANYELAVIFMICLFIFLRIIAFYIMSFRLRLFR, from the exons atgTCAAGTTGGAGCTTAGCCAGTTCTATATCGCCCAATGTAACCGGCTCTGATGTCATAAGGCTGAAAAGTCTACAAATTAAGGCCAATTCTGAGACAAATTTAGATAGAGCAACAATTACAAAAACCACAtcgacaacaaaaacaactgcTAAATCGACAGCATCTCTACCACGGCCCATCACTCCGATACCTGCAAAGAAATTCCTCTCCAAACGACCACCACATGTGACCTTAAGTATCCAACAACCAACATCACCATCAACATCTTCATCCGCCTTCAATCCTTTGGGACCGGTGGAGACGGATGTACTAACTGCCTCATCGGTTTATTATACACCATTGGGTGGCGCCACACCAAGTTCACCCAATGCCAGCGAAGCGGCCACCACTTCATCATCCACCTGCCAGAGCCAGAACACCAATCCCACCAGCGCTAGCTCAACGAGTGGCTCCATATTTCCACACGAGCAATATAAGACAATTAAGAAGATCAATATAGGATTCGAAAATGTTCGATATAGCAGCAAATTTGGATTCTTCAAGAGAG AAAACAAAGACATTCTCTTGGGTTTAACGGGTTACTTCAAATCCGGCGAACTAAGCGCCATAGTTGGACCATCCGGAGCCGGGAAAAGCACCCTGCTCAACATATTATCAGGATACAC AGCCTTTGGTTATACGGGTGACTTTCGCATCAATGGCAATCGACGTGATTTAAAAGCCTTCAAGCCAAATGTGGCCTTCATCACACAGGATACTAGTCTGCAACCGTTTCTGACGGTTAAAGAGGCCATGCATTTTGCAGCCAATCTAAAGATCGGCTCACACATGTCAAAAAGTGAGAAGAGAGAGCGGGTGATAAGTATTTTGCAGGCAATTGGGATGTATGAGAATCGTCATACCCGCACTGGACAATTGAGTGGAGGTCAAAGGAAACGTTTGGCCATTGCCTTAGAATTGGTTAACAATCCTCCTGTCCTAATACTCGATGAGCCAACCac GGGCCTAGATAGTTCTACCTCAAATCAGTTAATCAATCTACTGAAAAAACTCGCCCTTGAAGGACGCACTGTACTCTGCACTATACATCAGCCATCAGCACTAACATTCGCCATGTTCGATCATCTTTATGCCATATCCGAGGGTAAATGCATTTATTCTGGTGGCCCTCAAAATTTGGTACCATTTTTGGCTGCCTTGAATTTGAATTGCCCGGAATCCTATAATCCCGCCGATTATT TGATGGAAATAGCTACCCATGACTATGATACACCCGAGGAGCAGCAGATGGATAAACTAGTAACCCTAATGGATAATGGTCGGAATGAGGACTATCGCCAAACAAAATCGGCTAGAGTAGCACAATTAGCTGCCATGAAGAAAGTTG ATCAATTAATGGCCGCTGGTTTGATAACACCCGTAACTGCACCAGTTATGTCTACGCCCATGCTGCTTCAACATCATATATCACCTCAACAGAATCAGCCAATGTTCAAACCTTTGACACCGATCAATGAACTATCCTCACGGATATGGGACAGCCAGCTATCGACAGCAGGCAATGCGAATGATAGCGAAAAGAACTGCTGCAAgccaaagaaacaaaaaaagaagaaaaagaagacgAAACCCACATTGGATTTAGATTTGGATCCTGCCAATCTATGCAAACGCGAGAATATCTATGCGACACCATTTTATCGTCAATTAAGCATTTTGCTATTACGTACATTTCTATTGATATGGAGAGATAGCTCATTGACTACCTTGAgatttgtgatacattttgtCACCGGTCTATTGATTGGGACACTATACTATAATATTGGTAACGATGCGGCACATACAATGAATATTTTTCGATATTGTTTCTATACCATCATGTTTGTGATGTATTGCGCTTTTTCAGGAATACTCGTCAAAt TTCCCTTGGAATTTCCGATAGTTTCGCGTGAACACTTTAATCGTTGGTATTCCCTGCGAGCCTATTATGTGGCCATAACACTGGCCGATCTACCCATTCAGATCATCTGCAGTGCTCTCTTCATAGTGCCAACATATTTAATGACAAATCAACCTCTGGAGTTTTGGCGTTTTGGACtcttctttttcattgtctTTCTGACAGCCCTGGTGGCCCAGAGTATTGGATTGGCTGTGGGAGCAGCGCTGAGCATGCAAATGGGAGCCATAATGGGACCATTTTTCATTTGCCCATTTCTACAATTCAGTGGCTTCTTCCTGCAGGAGAAGGATGCTCCGGTTTATTTGCGTTGGGTGTTTGACATATCATTTCTTAAGTATAGCCTAGATGGGACTATGATGGCCATATTTGGCTATGATCGCGAACAATTGATATGTGAAGATATCTATTGCCATATGATGCGTCCGAAATATATACTTAAGAATTTGGATATGGCTCGGGCGAATTATGAATTGGCTGTTATATTTATGATTTGT